In Edaphobacter dinghuensis, a genomic segment contains:
- the uvrC gene encoding excinuclease ABC subunit UvrC, producing the protein MDLYQKIRTIPTQPGCYLYKNAEGDVIYVGKAKNLRSRVRSYFLEATQANAKTGSLMREAVDVEYITVANEHEALALENNLIKQKKPRFNILLRDDKTYPYIKLTLHERYPKVFVTRRLKKDGSAYFGPYFPGNLAYRLVDLIHRSFLIPSCKVDLSRYHPRACLQYYIKRCLGPCVEGLTTPEIYKETIRDVQLFLEGRTDELERSLTRRMQEAAEAEQFELAGRLRDQIVTVHQMNDKQRIATTDNEDADVFGYHYENEMLAVNLFHMRGGKIVDRRDFFWEDLPEFLSETLNEPNTDKDELETLPRIEPDPAVTAPEIGEGAEIVQHTAVSELGAAFNPSVFFSALLKQLYLDQNYVPRSVLVPVEFADRIVLGEMLSERTKKRVEILVPQRGEKRSLVDLVCQNAKQSYDQRFRVLQPGMKAIQEALQDALTLEELPHRIECFDISHIQGAETVASMVVWEDGAMKKSDYRKFQVKTVSGVDDFASMREVIQRRYKRLQEDKKPFPSLILIDGGLGQLHAAYAALEEIGVTLQPLASIAKREEVIYVYGQENDPVVLDRRSPVLHLMQKIRDESHRFAVTYHRKRREMRDRDSELLAIPGVGPRTRQRLLEHFGSVRGIRQASSDALAAVVNAATAERIRKHFEESQPEDSNKTVLPVLS; encoded by the coding sequence ATGGATCTCTACCAGAAAATTCGGACCATCCCCACCCAGCCCGGCTGCTACCTCTATAAGAACGCCGAGGGCGATGTGATCTACGTCGGTAAGGCGAAGAACCTGCGGTCTCGGGTACGGTCGTACTTTCTGGAGGCCACCCAGGCAAATGCGAAGACCGGCTCGCTGATGCGCGAAGCCGTCGACGTGGAGTACATCACTGTCGCAAACGAGCACGAGGCACTTGCGCTCGAAAACAATCTCATCAAACAGAAGAAGCCTCGATTCAATATTCTTCTGCGCGATGACAAAACCTATCCCTACATCAAGCTGACGCTCCACGAGCGATATCCCAAGGTCTTTGTGACCCGGAGATTGAAGAAGGACGGCTCAGCTTACTTCGGACCTTACTTTCCCGGCAACCTGGCCTATCGTTTGGTGGATTTGATTCATCGCAGCTTTCTTATCCCCAGTTGCAAGGTGGATCTGTCACGTTATCATCCGCGAGCCTGCCTGCAGTACTACATCAAGCGCTGTCTTGGGCCGTGCGTCGAAGGCTTGACCACACCGGAGATCTACAAAGAGACCATCCGCGATGTGCAGCTCTTTCTCGAAGGGCGAACTGATGAGCTGGAACGGTCACTGACGCGGCGCATGCAGGAAGCAGCCGAGGCGGAACAGTTTGAGCTGGCCGGTAGGCTGCGCGATCAGATCGTGACCGTTCATCAGATGAACGACAAGCAGCGGATAGCGACGACCGACAATGAGGATGCGGACGTCTTCGGTTATCACTACGAGAACGAGATGCTCGCGGTGAATCTCTTTCATATGCGCGGCGGCAAGATCGTCGACCGACGTGATTTCTTCTGGGAAGACCTGCCGGAGTTTCTGTCGGAGACTTTAAATGAGCCCAACACGGACAAGGATGAGCTCGAGACGCTGCCGCGGATTGAACCCGATCCAGCAGTCACTGCACCGGAGATTGGCGAGGGCGCGGAGATCGTGCAACATACAGCAGTGTCCGAGCTGGGCGCTGCATTCAATCCGTCGGTGTTCTTCTCTGCTCTGCTAAAACAGCTCTACCTCGATCAGAATTATGTGCCGCGATCGGTTCTTGTGCCGGTCGAGTTTGCCGATCGCATAGTGCTTGGCGAGATGTTGTCGGAGCGCACAAAAAAGCGCGTCGAAATTCTGGTACCGCAACGCGGTGAAAAACGGTCGCTCGTCGATCTGGTCTGCCAAAACGCGAAGCAATCCTACGATCAGCGGTTCCGCGTATTGCAACCGGGAATGAAGGCGATTCAGGAAGCATTGCAAGACGCGCTGACGCTTGAAGAACTGCCGCACCGGATCGAGTGCTTCGATATCTCGCACATTCAAGGCGCGGAGACGGTAGCTTCCATGGTGGTGTGGGAAGACGGTGCCATGAAGAAGTCCGACTATCGCAAATTTCAAGTGAAGACGGTGAGCGGCGTCGACGATTTTGCCAGTATGCGCGAGGTGATACAGCGGCGCTACAAGCGGCTGCAGGAAGATAAGAAGCCGTTCCCATCGCTCATCCTGATTGACGGCGGACTTGGACAGCTTCATGCAGCCTATGCCGCGCTGGAGGAGATTGGCGTTACGCTGCAACCACTCGCATCGATTGCAAAGCGTGAAGAGGTCATCTATGTCTACGGACAGGAGAATGATCCGGTCGTACTGGATCGCCGCTCGCCTGTGTTGCACCTGATGCAGAAGATCCGCGATGAGAGCCACCGATTCGCCGTCACCTACCATCGCAAGCGGCGAGAGATGCGCGACCGCGACAGCGAGCTCCTGGCAATTCCGGGAGTCGGGCCGAGAACGCGACAACGATTGCTCGAACACTTTGGTAGCGTGCGCGGCATCAGGCAGGCAAGTTCGGATGCCTTAGCTGCCGTGGTGAACGCCGCCACCGCTGAGCGAATTCGCAAACATTTTGAAGAATCGCAACCGGAAGACTCGAACAAAACTGTGCTGCCGGTCTTGAGCTAG
- a CDS encoding OmpA family protein — MKIRSACTVFLASAFVVACTVGCSSKNYVRSQAAPIIQQTNELDAKTAADHRNIVDTDERAQKGIAGAQSAADTANQHALAAGQAADTANQSAQEAYNHVDSLTGVVANLDNYKSLSDLDVTFRFDKATLTSSDKKKLDDFAANLTSARSYILAVTGGTDSTGDANYNYQLSQRRADAVVSYLAAKYNIPPHKFYLIGIGKDQAVASNRTAAGRAQNRRVNIKLMSNMSNQQPATSAAATTNPNGQL, encoded by the coding sequence ATGAAAATCAGATCTGCCTGCACCGTTTTTCTCGCCAGCGCATTCGTTGTTGCCTGCACCGTCGGGTGCTCCAGCAAGAACTATGTTCGCTCTCAAGCAGCCCCGATCATTCAACAGACCAACGAGCTCGACGCCAAGACCGCTGCGGATCATCGCAACATCGTCGATACCGATGAGCGCGCCCAAAAGGGTATTGCCGGAGCCCAGAGCGCTGCTGACACAGCCAACCAGCATGCGCTTGCTGCAGGTCAGGCTGCTGACACAGCAAATCAATCCGCACAGGAAGCCTATAACCACGTCGACAGTCTCACCGGTGTAGTTGCCAACCTCGATAACTACAAGTCGCTGTCGGACCTGGATGTCACCTTCCGCTTCGACAAGGCTACGCTGACCTCGTCGGACAAGAAGAAGCTCGACGACTTTGCTGCGAACCTCACCAGTGCACGCAGCTATATCCTTGCCGTCACCGGAGGCACCGACTCGACCGGGGATGCAAACTATAACTATCAGCTCAGTCAGCGTCGTGCAGACGCGGTTGTCAGCTACCTTGCTGCGAAGTACAACATTCCTCCGCACAAGTTCTACCTGATCGGTATCGGTAAAGATCAGGCAGTTGCCAGCAACCGGACTGCTGCAGGTCGTGCACAAAACCGTCGTGTCAACATCAAGCTGATGTCTAACATGAGCAATCAGCAGCCCGCCACAAGCGCGGCAGCAACTACGAATCCTAACGGTCAGTTGTAA
- a CDS encoding GNAT family N-acetyltransferase: MSTRPGRDIRVAPLTTLEEFERCVVLQLETWGYSDGDVVPRRIFMVAQHIGGQVIGAFDGDTIVGFAMSLPGFRDDHPYLHSHMLAVLPAYRNAGLGRRLKLAQRDDALVRGFDLMEWTFDPLEIKNAYLNIARLGAIVRRYQPDFYGPSSSPLQGGLPTDRLYAEWWLRSPRVDGLLRGEMPPLNILERIIVPHTIYQWKQDAQQRDLARTVQSQNRAAFQAAFHNGLAVIGYERDRDDNGVFLLGRWDEPARI; the protein is encoded by the coding sequence ATGAGTACAAGGCCCGGTCGTGATATTCGCGTTGCGCCGCTCACCACACTCGAAGAGTTCGAGCGCTGCGTTGTGTTGCAACTGGAGACGTGGGGCTACAGCGATGGCGACGTTGTTCCTCGCCGCATCTTCATGGTCGCGCAACATATTGGCGGCCAGGTGATCGGCGCCTTCGACGGAGACACAATCGTGGGCTTTGCCATGTCGCTGCCCGGTTTCCGCGATGACCATCCCTATCTCCACTCGCATATGCTTGCCGTCCTTCCCGCATATCGCAATGCAGGCCTGGGACGCCGCCTCAAACTCGCCCAGCGCGACGACGCGCTTGTCCGCGGCTTCGACCTGATGGAGTGGACCTTCGATCCGCTGGAGATTAAAAACGCTTATCTCAACATCGCTCGTCTTGGTGCCATTGTGCGCCGCTATCAGCCAGATTTCTATGGACCGTCGTCGTCGCCGTTGCAGGGAGGCCTGCCGACCGATAGGCTATACGCAGAGTGGTGGTTGCGCTCCCCGCGAGTAGATGGTCTGCTACGCGGAGAAATGCCGCCGCTCAACATTCTCGAACGCATTATTGTCCCGCATACCATCTACCAATGGAAGCAGGACGCTCAGCAACGGGACTTGGCACGGACGGTACAGAGCCAGAACAGGGCAGCGTTCCAGGCAGCGTTTCATAACGGGCTCGCCGTCATTGGCTACGAACGGGACAGGGACGATAATGGCGTATTTCTTCTCGGTCGGTGGGACGAACCTGCACGAATATGA
- the mazG gene encoding nucleoside triphosphate pyrophosphohydrolase, whose protein sequence is MAEPTSERSVPAAENGAETIAESIAIMARLRGPGGCPWDREQTFDTIKRHTLEETYEVFDAIERRAWPDLKDELGDLLLQVLFYAQMAAEAGYFTIEDVASNLNAKLIRRHPHIFGDVEAADSNAVLRNWEQIKREEKAEKAEVQSSLLDDIPRTMPAMLEASKLGSRAAKVGFDWPNADGLFDKLQEETAELQAELSNGQSFASPAAEEELGDMLFTVVNLARHLKIDPESALRSCNAKFRHRFAAMESAAGDADVLAALTPTQLEELWSQAKNKARQT, encoded by the coding sequence ATGGCAGAGCCCACTTCAGAAAGATCTGTTCCCGCTGCAGAGAATGGCGCAGAGACCATCGCCGAATCGATTGCCATCATGGCGCGTCTTCGCGGCCCCGGAGGTTGCCCATGGGACCGTGAGCAAACCTTCGACACCATCAAGCGCCACACGCTCGAAGAGACGTATGAGGTCTTCGATGCTATTGAGCGGCGAGCATGGCCGGACCTCAAAGACGAGCTCGGCGACCTGCTTTTGCAGGTACTCTTCTATGCCCAGATGGCTGCTGAAGCAGGCTACTTCACTATTGAAGATGTAGCTTCCAACCTGAACGCCAAACTCATCCGCCGTCACCCGCATATCTTCGGCGATGTCGAGGCCGCAGATTCCAACGCCGTGCTTCGTAATTGGGAACAGATCAAGCGCGAAGAAAAGGCAGAGAAAGCAGAGGTGCAGTCTTCACTGCTGGATGATATTCCACGCACGATGCCTGCGATGCTGGAAGCGTCGAAGCTGGGCTCGCGTGCCGCCAAGGTGGGCTTCGACTGGCCCAATGCAGACGGCCTCTTCGACAAGCTGCAAGAGGAGACGGCGGAGCTTCAGGCCGAGCTCTCCAATGGGCAGAGCTTTGCCTCTCCCGCAGCGGAAGAAGAGCTTGGCGATATGCTCTTCACTGTCGTCAATCTGGCGCGCCATCTTAAGATCGATCCCGAATCCGCTCTTCGCTCCTGCAACGCGAAGTTTCGACACCGCTTTGCCGCTATGGAATCGGCAGCGGGTGATGCGGACGTGCTGGCAGCGCTTACGCCGACGCAGCTAGAAGAGCTTTGGAGCCAGGCAAAGAACAAAGCACGACAGACATGA